The window ATGACGCGGCTCTTTGCAGACGACATGCGTGCCAGGCGCAAAGGCCATATCCTGATGGTTGCCAGCCTGCTGTCCTTTCAGGGCGTGAAGAATTTTGCCGTTTATTCCGCAGCGAAAGCATTTGTGCTCAGATTCTCCGATGCACTGCATCGTGAACTCAAGCACGACGGCGTGGTGGTCACTGCGCTTTGCCCCGGAATGTCGGACACCGGGTTTGCGGCAAGCGCTCGGCAAAAGCTCACGCCCGCACTCAAAGGAGTGATGATGCAGCCTCAACCTGTCGTGAGGGCTGGAATCAACGCGTTGCACGCTGGACGTATGAGTGTCGTGCCGGGCTTTGCCAATAAGCTCATTGCTGTCTTGACGTGGGCGACTCCACGTCGCTTCCATCAGAGCCTAATGGCGAAAGTGATGGGGGTTTGACGTACAAAAAGGGCAAGCGTCTCTGCAAGAGTCGACCCGATACGCCTTGTCTTGTGCATGCGGGTTCGGGAGGCAACACGCACTCCCGAGCCGACATCGAGAAAGAACAGCCCCCAACTAGAAACGGTAGCTGACCGCCGTACCGAGCCCACTCGCGCTGTTCTTGTACCTGGCACTGTAGGCACCTCTGGATGGCGAGGTGTCGTTGACCTTCACGCTCTCCTCCCAGAGGTAGGAGTAAGCGAAGTCGATCGTGACATTTTCCACCGGCGTCCAACCCGCACCGAAGCTGATGACCTTTCGGTCGCCCGTAGGGATGCGGGGGCCGCGATCGGTATTGTTGGTGGGTGATTGATCAACCGAAAACCCGCTACGCAACACCCACTGGTTATTCAATTGATAGGCTGCACCGATAGCATGAGCCCATGTGTCATGCCAGTTCTGCTCTTCGCTGATCGTACCCAACTGGCCGCTCAGCAACGACGGTAGGCCGCTGTTTTCGATCGTCAGCGCCTTGAAGCGGCTCCAGCGCGTCCAAGTGCTGCCAACATAAAGCGTCCAGTCGTGATTGAACTGATGCGTGACCGAAAAGTCCACCGACTCCGGCGTATTCACATCCAGAGAGGCGTCATAACTACGACCGCTGACGCCCAGCACGCTGAAGATGCCATCGGTGACCTTGGTTTTCGCATCCAGGTGGTAACTGACTTTGGAGTGATAAGTCAGCCCCAGGCGGGTCTGATCTGTCGCCTGCACCAGCACGCCGGCGTTGAACCCCAGTGCGGTGTCATCACCCGTACTCTTGAGCTTGCCGTCATTACGCCCTGGGCTCAACGGATTGGGCACCATGCCCGATATCTCTCCGCCGATACGGTTGATAGTTGGACCGAAACCAATCGACACGTTTTCGTTAAAGGCGTAGCTGATGGTCGGTTGGAAAGTCAGCGTGGTGACTTCGCTCTTATTGGCGTAGTAGCGTCCGGCAAACCCACTGCCGTAGTCGGTGATCAACCCGAAAGGTACGTAAAATCCGACACCAAATGCCCAATGGTCATCGACGGGCTTGACGTAATACCCCATCGGTACGGTGGTCGTGGGCACCATGTCGCCATCCTCCTTACCGCCGAACGTACTGCGAGTCCGGCTGATATCAGACTTGGCGAACAATGTAGCCGCCCCCACGCTGACCTGCTCTTTCTTGAACCGGGCCATACCCGCCGGGTTGCCGTAGATCGTACTGGCGTCTTCGGCCGATGAAGATCTCCCGGCAAAACCGGACCCCATCCCGCTGATGCTTTGTTCGTTGAGTGCAAAGCCACCAGCCAGCACATTGGAAGACGCAAGCACGACGGCCAGCCCCACAGGACTGTTGAGCATTATTTTTTTCATTGTCGGGACTCTATGGAGATCACTGAAAGAAAACATAGAGCACTACAGCGAAGCCATATTATCCATGTGACCAATTCAGTCAATGGTCACAAAAAACAAAATAGTGCGCACCCCCAGCCCTCCTCGGCCGGGAACGGAAAACGTCATGTGGGGATGTGGCTTGACTCGAATCGCTGACCCATTGGATCAGTGACAGTCAGGGCATGAGACTGCGCAGGATGAGGTTGGTGGTCAGCGTGGGCACTTGCTCGATAAAATCCAGATTGTGCTGCAACAGCAAGGGATTGACGAAAGGTCGCAGCGCCAGATTGATCGCATCGACGGTCTCGTCCAGTGGCGTCTTGCGCTCGAACTCCCCCGCTTCTCGCCCTTGACGCACGATGTCGACAATAAAGTCCTTGATCTGTGCTTCATACACCTGGGCACTGTGCCAACGCTCCGAAGCGGAAAACGCCGCAATGTCGTAGAGCTTGCGGTCGTTGAAGAACAGGTCCACACCCGTGGCAATCACGGTTTTTACCAATCTGCGCAAACGCTCGGTCGCCGAAACAGGTTCGGTGTTAACGGCCTGTTCAACGGCGGCAACCATTTGACCCAAACAGTTGGCGCAAATGGCCTCGCCAATCGCCTGCTTGGAATCAAAAAACTTGTATATGTACGCCTTGGAAAAACCGATGGCCTTGGCCAAGTCGGAAACCGTGGTTTTTGCATAGCCATATTGGCTGAAGTGCTCATTGGCCGCGGCGAC of the Pseudomonas vanderleydeniana genome contains:
- a CDS encoding SDR family NAD(P)-dependent oxidoreductase, giving the protein MTDRENSWVLVTGASSGFGKEFARQYAAKGRSLILVARRLAELEALADELRNRFAVDVIVRQADLSSIHVIVGLHQYLHDHNLVVDVLINNAGYGLQGAFLDEPLESSLAMIDLDIASLTAMTRLFADDMRARRKGHILMVASLLSFQGVKNFAVYSAAKAFVLRFSDALHRELKHDGVVVTALCPGMSDTGFAASARQKLTPALKGVMMQPQPVVRAGINALHAGRMSVVPGFANKLIAVLTWATPRRFHQSLMAKVMGV
- a CDS encoding OmpP1/FadL family transporter, coding for MKKIMLNSPVGLAVVLASSNVLAGGFALNEQSISGMGSGFAGRSSSAEDASTIYGNPAGMARFKKEQVSVGAATLFAKSDISRTRSTFGGKEDGDMVPTTTVPMGYYVKPVDDHWAFGVGFYVPFGLITDYGSGFAGRYYANKSEVTTLTFQPTISYAFNENVSIGFGPTINRIGGEISGMVPNPLSPGRNDGKLKSTGDDTALGFNAGVLVQATDQTRLGLTYHSKVSYHLDAKTKVTDGIFSVLGVSGRSYDASLDVNTPESVDFSVTHQFNHDWTLYVGSTWTRWSRFKALTIENSGLPSLLSGQLGTISEEQNWHDTWAHAIGAAYQLNNQWVLRSGFSVDQSPTNNTDRGPRIPTGDRKVISFGAGWTPVENVTIDFAYSYLWEESVKVNDTSPSRGAYSARYKNSASGLGTAVSYRF
- a CDS encoding TetR/AcrR family transcriptional regulator, with the translated sequence MNQLSIPASSSNTRGPAEHDIRDQIVAAANEHFSQYGYAKTTVSDLAKAIGFSKAYIYKFFDSKQAIGEAICANCLGQMVAAVEQAVNTEPVSATERLRRLVKTVIATGVDLFFNDRKLYDIAAFSASERWHSAQVYEAQIKDFIVDIVRQGREAGEFERKTPLDETVDAINLALRPFVNPLLLQHNLDFIEQVPTLTTNLILRSLMP